The nucleotide window TGGATGAATACGAGGATGAAATACTGGGATTGGAGCGTTTGCAGCTGAAGGCGGTGAATATTAAAGGCGAAATTGTGGATAAGGCTTATGATTCCTGGCAGCCACTGCTGTATGACGGGAAAATAAAGATCTATGGCTCTACCTCATATAACTGTACCAACAATGCATGTTCCTATGCAAATACAAGAATTTACATCAGAAATGCTAAGGATGATTTTGCCATCATGCCTATAGATTATGATCGACTGAACCTCTTCAATATGGGAAAAGTTGATGAAAAAATGGTTGAAGCCTTCCGAATGGTAGGTGGAGGCTGTGCCGACTTTAATATTTATCTGGAGTCTTTACAAAATAAGCTTCGGGATCGCGAGTTTCGTAAACAGTACAGTCAGGAATGGCTGGCCATTTTTAGAAAGAGCATCAAGGAAGGCCGCGCAAGAAGGAAAGGGAAGGCCACAACAAATAACACCATTGCCGAAAATATGATGGAGTTTTATATGAAAATGTATACGGGAATCGTATTCGAGTATGAGAAAAACTGCAAGCATTAATTTAATTTAGAAAAATAACCAGATATCAGATAAAACATGAAGAAAATTTTACTCGTTAGTTCCATGCTTTTGGTTTCCTCCAACTTCTTTGCGCAATATGCGGACAAGAAGGATTATATTGCTGAGTTCGCCATGGAGGACGGAAGTACAGTACGCGGCCATTTTATAGCAGAAGTAACCCGCTCCACATCAATGGGAGGTTTTATTTTGAGCAACAGAATTGCTGCCTTTCAGTACGCCGACACGGAAACTAAAAAAAGGAGCAGGCTGAACTCCCGTGATGTAAAGAGAATCGTTTATTACAACGGCGCAGATATCGCTAAAATTCAGGAAAAGATTCAGGTGAAGCAGGTTACCAATAACTTTAAACTAAGCGCTGAAACCGATGAAGAGTTTGAGTTCCTCCTGCGTGACGGCAAGATTCAGCTTTATGGTTCCAATGTCTTCCGGTGCGAAGATATGTCTTGCTACTACACGCACAGTAACTTTTACCTAAAGAAAAGCGCTGATCCGTATGCTGTGCTCGCTGTAAAACCTAAAAGTCAGATCAGTTTCAAATTGGGTTCGTCCATTGAAAATACCGTTGATGCATTCAGAATGGTAGGAGGCAAGTGTGCTGCCTTCAATGACTACCTGGATTTCTTTGATAAGACAGTAATAAAAGAACAGCAGCTGGATAAGAAACTGCAAAAGGACTATCAGGTGATATTCAAGGAAACAATGAAAGAATTGGCCGCCAGGAAACAAACCCGTAATCTTTTTGATGAAGTAGCAGGCAGGGTGCAGGCGCGTCAGATGGAGGTGTTTCTCGGAATTTTAGGTGAATACGAGAAATCATGTCCCTAAATAGAAAGAGGATTTCAGTTTTTAAATCCTCTCTTTTTTATTTAATGATCCGTTCCAAAACCCATTCTATCATATTGGCTTCCGATTTCTGGTGGTCAGCACTGAACTCTCCTCGGCGTCTGTTGGCAATAACACAGTTAACGGTGAGGGCTTTGTGCCCCAGAAGTTTTGCAAGTCCGTAAATTGCTGAGGTTTCCATTTCAAAATTGCTTACTCCAAGTTCATTCAGGGTTTCCAGGAACTGATCGTCTAAGGCTTTAAGCCGGAGCTGCCTGCCCTGAGGCGCATAGAATCCCGGAAAAGTTGCGGTATTTCCGTGGTATTTTGCATCGGCATAATAGCCCGAAATATCCTCTGCCCAGTCTGCGAAATAAAGCATCGGTTTTATCTGATCATAAGGGAATTTAGCCAGGAAATTCCGCGAAAATTCGTTTTCAAAGGAATAATCCTGATAGAAATGCAGCAAACCATCCAGACCAACCACATTCCGGGTAACAAGCATATTGTCCACCTCAATGTCCGGATTTACACTGCCGCAGGTTCCTAAACGGAAAAGCTCCAGTGACTGATGTTCACTGCGGAATTCCTTCGCCTTCAGGTCAAGATTTACCAGGGCATCCAACTCGTTCATTACGATGTCTATGTTCTCCGTACCAATGCCGGTTGACATCACCGTGATCCGCTCGCCCCGCAGCGTTCCGGTATGGGTGTAGAACTCACGTTTGTTTTTCCTGACCTCAATGTTGTCGAAATACTTTGAAACTTTAGGCACTCTGTCCGGGTCTCCCACCAGGATCACCTTTGGCGCCAGATCTTCCGGCAAAAGATTCAGATGGTATACACTGCCGTCCTCATTAAGTACAAGTTCCGAAGCTGCAAGTTTATTGATCATGATTTTTCGTTTTAAATTAAAGAGATAACAGAAGATGTGATAGTTTCTGCATCAGCCGCCCACACGTTTTGTTTTATATCCCATGTCCTGCAGCATCTTCATAATTTTGTCACGGTTGTCGCCCTGGATGACTATGGTGCCGTCTTTTTCGGAGCCGCCAATACCCAAAGTGGTCTTAATTTTTTTTGATATTGTCTTAAGGTCCGAATCTGAACCTTCAAATCCCTCAATAACCGTCACCGGCTTTCCGTTGCGGCCTTTTTTTTCGAATTTGCAGAGCAAAGGCTCGCGCTGTACAAATTTCTCTTCAGGCATTGTAAAATCCTGTTCTACGTGTTCCGGAAAAAGATTTTTCAGTTGATCCCGTATATCCATCTTTATTTATGTTTTTACGTCTGGAAGCAACAATTCGCTTCCGTTTCAATGTCAAATCTACATAAAATAAGTAGATTTGTAGGATATTAAAAATCAAATAATGTCAAAAAAAGCATTGTTAGCCATACTTGACGGCTGGGGTCTGGGC belongs to Chryseobacterium sp. and includes:
- a CDS encoding nucleoside phosphorylase, yielding MINKLAASELVLNEDGSVYHLNLLPEDLAPKVILVGDPDRVPKVSKYFDNIEVRKNKREFYTHTGTLRGERITVMSTGIGTENIDIVMNELDALVNLDLKAKEFRSEHQSLELFRLGTCGSVNPDIEVDNMLVTRNVVGLDGLLHFYQDYSFENEFSRNFLAKFPYDQIKPMLYFADWAEDISGYYADAKYHGNTATFPGFYAPQGRQLRLKALDDQFLETLNELGVSNFEMETSAIYGLAKLLGHKALTVNCVIANRRRGEFSADHQKSEANMIEWVLERIIK
- a CDS encoding translation initiation factor; the encoded protein is MDIRDQLKNLFPEHVEQDFTMPEEKFVQREPLLCKFEKKGRNGKPVTVIEGFEGSDSDLKTISKKIKTTLGIGGSEKDGTIVIQGDNRDKIMKMLQDMGYKTKRVGG